One segment of Agrococcus sp. ProA11 DNA contains the following:
- a CDS encoding PLP-dependent aminotransferase family protein gives MASRLGTHLGEWQATTHLAQSLADRIRMLLLDGRITVGERLPSERALAAELGRSRATIARAYELLESRGYVARTHGSGTRAALPAQRIHRPAAADDDTIDFTIASVGSTPGLHAATVRALDRVAGLLGTPGYSLDGLPELRARIAARYAERGLPTDPEQIVVTSGAMHALTLVLAAFGERGRAALVEQPSFPHALEALRRTGHRLVPTPVGPEGRDGDGGWDAAHLIETLRTQRPALAYLIADFHNPTGATMPELERARLAAVARATDTLLIVDETCAELDIDRGWTPRPFAAHGPAILLGSMSKIAWGGMRIGWIRAASAVQTAQLLAARPSIDLGTAVLEQCIAIELLDDMEPLLARARERLAAGRTAVADGVAAHLPGVTMPRVPGGLAAWVDLGGPWSTALSLGARDRGLLLPPGPRFAPSGVLDRFARIPITWEPDRTAAAMARLGDAWRALHAGELPDTTRLASAAVV, from the coding sequence ATGGCATCCCGGCTCGGCACCCACCTGGGTGAATGGCAGGCGACGACGCACCTCGCGCAGTCGCTCGCCGACCGCATCCGCATGCTGCTGCTCGACGGGCGGATCACCGTCGGCGAGCGGCTGCCGAGCGAGCGCGCCCTCGCCGCCGAGCTGGGTCGCTCGCGCGCGACGATCGCGCGCGCCTACGAGCTGCTCGAGTCGAGGGGCTACGTCGCCCGCACGCACGGCTCCGGCACCCGCGCCGCGCTGCCGGCCCAGCGCATCCACCGACCCGCCGCCGCCGATGACGACACGATCGACTTCACCATCGCCTCGGTCGGCTCCACCCCCGGCCTGCATGCCGCCACGGTGCGGGCGCTCGACCGGGTCGCTGGGCTGCTGGGCACGCCCGGCTACTCGCTCGACGGCCTGCCAGAGCTGCGCGCCCGCATCGCCGCGCGCTACGCGGAGCGTGGGCTGCCGACCGATCCGGAGCAGATCGTCGTGACGAGCGGCGCCATGCATGCGCTGACGCTCGTGCTCGCCGCATTCGGCGAGCGCGGTCGCGCCGCGCTGGTCGAGCAGCCGTCGTTCCCGCATGCGCTCGAGGCGCTGCGACGCACCGGCCATCGGCTGGTGCCGACCCCGGTGGGGCCGGAGGGGCGCGACGGCGACGGCGGGTGGGATGCGGCGCACCTGATCGAGACGCTGCGCACGCAGCGGCCGGCGCTCGCCTACCTGATCGCCGACTTCCACAACCCGACCGGGGCGACGATGCCGGAGCTCGAGCGGGCCAGGCTCGCCGCGGTCGCGCGCGCCACCGACACGCTGCTGATCGTCGATGAGACCTGCGCCGAGCTCGACATCGATCGCGGCTGGACGCCGCGACCGTTCGCGGCGCACGGGCCCGCCATCCTGCTCGGCTCGATGTCGAAGATCGCCTGGGGCGGCATGCGGATCGGCTGGATCCGTGCCGCGAGCGCGGTGCAGACAGCCCAGCTGCTCGCGGCGCGTCCCTCGATCGACCTCGGCACCGCGGTGCTGGAGCAGTGCATCGCGATCGAGCTGCTCGACGACATGGAGCCGCTGCTCGCGCGGGCACGCGAGCGCCTCGCCGCCGGGCGCACCGCGGTCGCCGACGGCGTCGCGGCGCACCTGCCCGGCGTCACCATGCCGCGCGTGCCGGGCGGGCTCGCCGCCTGGGTCGACCTGGGCGGTCCGTGGTCGACCGCGCTCTCGCTGGGCGCGCGCGACCGCGGCCTGCTGCTGCCGCCCGGACCCCGCTTCGCGCCCTCCGGCGTGCTCGACCGCTTCGCGCGCATCCCGATCACCTGGGAGCCGGATCGCACCGCCGCCGCGATGGCGCGGCTGGGCGACGCGTGGCGCGCGCTGCATGCCGGCGAGCTGCCCGACACGACCAGACTGGCCTCGGCCGCCGTCGTCTGA